The Campylobacter armoricus sequence TTAAAATTTTCTAAACTCTACTCTAAATCCTTAAAATATAATTTAACTTTTTTTATTTTTTGAATATATTGATGTAAATTTTGATTCTCAAGTTCTTTTTCTAAATTGATAATATTTTTTTCTAAAGTAATCTTTAATGCTTTTATATGTTCATTTAACATTAAAATCCATTCTAAATGCTCTTTAATCCAAAGATAATTTTTGTTAAAAACATCTTCTTTTGTTTTAGGGTTTAATACATAAATTCGAGCTAAGTTAAGTTCAAATTGAGTATTTAAAGGATTTGTAAGTTCTTTTGAAATTAAAATTTTATCTATTCTACTTTTAAAATTATCTAATTGCTCTATAATATTTTTAAAATTTTTCTCATCATTGTTTAAAAAATATAAAGTATTATTAATATACAAACATTCTTTTTCTAAAGTATTACAAATTTTTATAGCTTTATGTACTTTATAAAATGCCTTTAGCATTAATTCTTTTTGTTTGTTTTGATTTAATTTTTCAAGTTTTACAAAAGGCTTATTAAGTTTTTTTGTTAGTAATTGTTCGCATATTTGTTTGAAAGGTTTTTCTATGGTGTGATTGATTCTAGCTCCACCTTCAGTGCAATTATAGGTTGTGATATTTAGGTATGTTTTTGCATTAAACACAGCTTCTTCTATTTCTGTTTTAAAAAGTATCCAAGCTTTATGTGTTTTAACTAAACCATTACCACCATAAGCTAAAACTTCTTCATGCTCATAACTAGTGCTTTCGTAATTTGCACTATAGTGATATTCTTTAGGATGAGAAGAGCCATCTTTTGCATAGGCTAAGTCTTGTCCTATAAAAATGATATTTTTGTGTTCTAAATGTAGAGCTAAAATATAAGCCATAGTTGCTACACTATGTCCCATATCCATATAACCAAAGTCATGCAATCCTATAAAATGAGTAAAAAAAGTATAGTATGTAATAGGAAGTATTTTTCTATTATTTGTATCAAGATATTTAAAAGTATTAGGATGAGTTAAAGATTTTAATACAAACACTATATCTTTATCAAATTCTTTAAAATCATTATTAAAAAATTCACTTGTAACTTCAGTTCTTTCCAAAGATAAAACATAATCAGGTTTTATATCATATTTTGCTAGTATAGGATAAGCACTATCAGCACAAAATATACTAGCATAATTAGCATATTGTTTTAACAAAGGAAGTTGTTTGATTAAAGAAGGTCCAGTTGAAACTATAATAGCATTGTTTGCTTGTTTTTTTCTTTTTAAACATAATTGCTTAAAAGAATAATTACTAATAATTTTAGGTAAATTATAGATAAAATTTTCTATACCCATTAGAGCATCTTGGGAAGAATTTCCATATCTATACATAGATTGTTTAATATGAAGTTGCATATTGGAATTAGTATTTAAAATATCTTCTTGATATTTTTCATAATAATCACAATGAATATCTAAAAAATACACACGCAAGAAATTAAAAAAAGGACCATTAGAGCAAATTTCATTATATGAGTTGATATTAATTATATTAGTATCCAAAACAATCAAAGCATTATTTTTTAATTCTTCACTAAAATCTATATAATGAAAACTTAAATAAATAAATTCTAATTCTTTTTCAAAAACAACAATCTTTTGTCTGTTTTTATTTTGTAAAAGAGCTTTATATAAAATTCCATTTCCAAATCCATAAAAATAAAGCACAGGATATAAAAGATATTTATCATTGTATAAATTTAATTTTTCATTTAATTGCAAAAGCACATCTTCATAAAGCCTATACCCCCCCCCATTATTTATAAAATTAATATCTAAAGGATCATTGCCTATAATTACTCTAAAATGATTTTGTTGAAAATTTTTTAATTTTTCTTTTAATGGTATGTTATTTAATGCGTTTATGTTTTTTTCAAATAAAGTTTTTTGCATGGGGTTCCTTATTAAAATTATTTTTTATTCTATCAAATTTCAACTTGTGAATAAATTGTATATAAAATATTTTTTGCTATATTTTTTAAAATAAAACGATAGAAGGCAATATGAATCACGAATTTTATATGAATTTAGCCATAGATGAAGCTTGGAAATATCAGCTTTTAACCTATCCCAATCCAGCCGTAGGTTGTGTGATCTTAGATAAAAATGGCAAAATCTTAAGCATAGAAGCACATAAAGAAGCAGGCAAGGCTCATGCAGAACTTGAAGCAGTAAGCAAAGCCTTAAAAGTGCTTAATCCAAATTTAGATTTACCGCAAAATCCAAATGATTTGCATGAATTTATTTGCAAAAATCATCAGGGTTTATTAAAAGGCTCTATTGTTTATGTGAGCTTAGAACCTTGCAATCATCAGGGTAAAACCCCACCTTGTGCAAAACTTTTTAGTACGCTTGGATTTAGTGAAGTTTTTATCGCTACCAAAGATGAGCATAAGCTCGCAAGCGGTGGAGCAGAGTTTTTAAAAAATCAAGGCATAAAAATTCACATGGGAATTTGCGAGCAAAGAGCCAAAGAGCTTTTAAAGCCTTTTTTAAAATGGCAAAAATCAAGCTTTAAATTTTTTAAACTCGCTCTTTCGCTAAATGGTTCAGCATATGGAAAAATAGTAAGTTCTAAGGCAAGTAGAACTTATGCTCATGCATTACGCTCAAAGCTTGATTTATTGGTAGTAGGTGGTGAAACTATAAGGCATGATAGACCTATTTTAGATGCAAGATTAGCTCAAGATAAGGCGCCAAATTTATGCATACTAAGTCATCAAAATTTAGAAAGTTTTGATCTAAAAATTCCTTTATTTAGCGTGCCTGAGAGAGAAATTTTTACAAGCATTCCTAGTGAAGCTAAGTTTATCATGTATGAGGGCGGGGAGAATTTTTTAAAAGCCTTTAAAGATGAGTTAGATATGCTTTTGATTTTTTCAAGCTCAAATTTAAATACCTTTGAAAATGTTAAACTAGATATGAAGCTAAAGCCTTTATACAAAGGCTTTTTAGAAAATGATACTTATGGATTTTATGAGATTGTTAAATCTTAGTAAATTTTTGTGAGCTTACTTGTGTGAAAAATTGTGCTAAAGTGTTAGCAAAAAAGCTAGCACTTTGCTCTTCTAATCTTTTTAAGAATTTATCTATAGCATCTTCTTTTTGCCAGATAGGGTTTTGAACTTTAGCTAGTTTTTCTAACTCTTTTTTGGCTTGCTCGTAATTGCCTATTTTATCAATGAGTTTTAATTTTAAAGCCTCATTAGCTAAAAACACTTTCGCATCAGCCCATGAGTTTGTTTGGTTTAAGTCTAGCTTGCGATTTTGTGCGACAAATTGTGTAAAAAGCTCATAGCTTTGATTAGCTAAATTTTGTAAAAAGTCTTTTTCTTCTTCGCTCCATTTGCGCATGAAGGTTCCTGCTTCTTTATAGCTTCCTGCTTTGATAGTTTGTTCATTTATGCCAAGTTTTTGTGCAAGCTCGCTTACTTCAAAACCTTGCATAATTACCCCAATAGATCCTACAAAACTAGCAGGATTAGCAATAATCATATCAGCTCCTACTGCACTTAAGTAACTCCCACTTGCTATAGTTCCACCCGCATATACCACTACAGGTTTTTTAGCTTTAAGATCTTGTATAGCAAGAGCTATTTCCATACTTGGAGCAAAAGCTCCACCAGGACTATCTATAAAAAGTAAAACGCCTTTTATGGCTTTATTATCTTTGAGTTTGTAAATTTGCTCTAAAAGATTGCCCGCATCGCTAATTTCACCTTTAAGGTTGATTTGAGCTAAGTTTGCATTAGAAAGCTTAGCATTATCCCCGCTTGGAGCAAGGATTAAAAACACGATAAATAAAAATACAAAGGTTTTAAAATAAGTGTTGATATAAGAAATGATTTTCCCAAGTCCTTTGAAAAATGATTTTATAATTTGCATTTTTTTCCTTATTTTTAGCTATTTCATCAAAAATTAAATCCAAAATTTGAAACTAAATTAACATTATATTGATTTTTGTAAATCTCATTTAATAATTTTATATCAAAAAAGAATGATTTGTTTGGTTTTAAATTCAGACCAAGATTGATATTTAATAAATTAGTATCTAAATTATAATATTGCTTAAATTTTTGATTTTTAAAATCTATAAAATTTGCGGTATTGCTTAATTTTTTCCCTGTTAATCTTCTTTCGTATAATATAGAACTTGTTAAGGTATTATATCCTTCAAAATTTGATAGTATATAAGAAGATGTTATACCTAAAACTACAGAAGTGCTATTGTGTTTGATATCATCATAAGATTTTGAAAAAATTCCACCATTTTCACTAAATGCGTTTTGTTGAAAATAATTATAATTAAAATAAGTTAAAGGAGTAATGTTTAGATTAGTGTTATGATTAAATTCTTTAGCTATCCCTAATTGAGTAGAAGCTATTAATCCTTTGTATGAACCTTGGATATCATTTGAATTTAGTATATATCTTTGCATATTGTTTGAGTATGTTCCAATACCTGCTCCACTTAGAATTTTAAAATGACTTAAATTTAAAATATAATTGCTAGATAAATTAACATTTCTTGTTTTGATATTAGATGTTGAAAAATCAATATTAGAATATGATGTACTTAAATGTGTTACAAGAATTGAAGAATCAATTTCCCCTCCTATACTAACATTAAGTCCGCAAGAACTTCCATGAAAGTCGTCTCCAAATATTTTTTTTAAATTAGGTCCAATTTGAAAAATATACTTTTGATTATCATAAAAATTGAAACCAGTTATATCGTCTTTATATAATATATTTGTTGGGTGAAAATTACTAGCTAATTTTATATTTTCTATAGGTTGGTTAATAAAAGTTGGATTAAGAGCCCAAAGCATATTGTTTTGTCCAAAACTGCTGTAAGTATTCAACAACTGAACTGAATTAGATAAATAATCATTTGATTCTAAACTTTTTAAGTTATCTTGCATGGTCTTTTTGTCTGTATTATCTAAAAAAGCAAAATAATTTTTATAATCATCGCTTAAATTATCCATTGCTCTAATGCTTCGTAATGATTTACCTATTGTGCTGTTTTTGGTATTGTAAGCATTATTTTTTATGATTGGTTTTACTATGATTTGAGAATTATTGTCTGGTTCAGGTTTTGGTTCAGGTTTTGGTTCAGGTTTTGGTTCAGGTTTTGGTTCAGGTTTTGGTTCAGGTTTTGGTTCAGGTTTTGGTTCAGGTTTTGGTTCAGGTTTTGGTTCAGGTTTTGGTTCAGGTTTTGGTTCAGGTTTTGGTTCAGGTTTTGGTTCAGGTTTTGGTTCAGGTTTTGGTTCAGGCGCGGGTTTGTTGATATTAACTTTATCTTTATCTAATACAGCAACAAAGTCAATGTTATTATTTCCTGATATTTCAACTTTTTCAAAATCACTAATGCTATCTTTTAAACCAGCTAAATCAATAGTAACAGCACTTCCGCTAGTATAAAACATAGGCAATGGTATATATTGTAATTTTCCACCTTCTATTTGATAAGTATTTGCTATAAGTTTTGAATTTCCACTATTTCCAAAATCAAGTTGCAAAACAGCATTATTTTTTTGATTATATAAACCTTCTATTATCAAATCACTCAGATCTTGATTTCCAGGTCTTACAATTCCTTGGTTATATAAATTATTTTTTATTAAACCATTTCCACTAAATTTACCATTAGTTAAAACTTTAACTTCACCATTGATG is a genomic window containing:
- the sppA gene encoding signal peptide peptidase SppA gives rise to the protein MQIIKSFFKGLGKIISYINTYFKTFVFLFIVFLILAPSGDNAKLSNANLAQINLKGEISDAGNLLEQIYKLKDNKAIKGVLLFIDSPGGAFAPSMEIALAIQDLKAKKPVVVYAGGTIASGSYLSAVGADMIIANPASFVGSIGVIMQGFEVSELAQKLGINEQTIKAGSYKEAGTFMRKWSEEEKDFLQNLANQSYELFTQFVAQNRKLDLNQTNSWADAKVFLANEALKLKLIDKIGNYEQAKKELEKLAKVQNPIWQKEDAIDKFLKRLEEQSASFFANTLAQFFTQVSSQKFTKI
- a CDS encoding S8 family serine peptidase codes for the protein MRKYLIALIFTSKTFALSDFEVINIHKVHDLNITGKNVNVGIIDSAFNANHPSLQGQIIDQQYSKLNNNKPYIPDLTVDTHGSHVAGIILGKFQNKNQPYGAAYDAKMYGIQVFGYNNGSNKIIPYNVYNYFINKDVKIINNSWNASLYPIVGMNEPGWYRPKYKENSSSYFINLANQNKTIEELTKLAKEKQILSVFAAGNEGIISPGLSAVVPYYDESVRSWLSVGAIDSSKITKNQDGNLILSSNAIAAYSNGLKGAENFSLVAPGSFINSANGAYDINPVFGRPDKNLYIKMSGTSMAAPMVSAAAALVSQKYPFLNGKQIADVLLSTANKNYIAPKLTIKETELFNTSTRKKQIYYTIIYIDTPVPNDKEKIKNDLIEAGYWSFQADNILKNTIDNYKLMANAQDDYKAIMSLRKEELFGQGILDVEKAINGIGILDANRLNLQDITDIYGEKEAYYTIDTKGYSAIFSNNISQKKWDDNLHRLDALNSPKNEIQNLNVGFIKDGQGKLILSGENTYLGKTIVKEGELSLIKTQNNKGIINGEVKVLTNGKFSGNGLIKNNLYNQGIVRPGNQDLSDLIIEGLYNQKNNAVLQLDFGNSGNSKLIANTYQIEGGKLQYIPLPMFYTSGSAVTIDLAGLKDSISDFEKVEISGNNNIDFVAVLDKDKVNINKPAPEPKPEPKPEPKPEPKPEPKPEPKPEPKPEPKPEPKPEPKPEPKPEPKPEPKPEPKPEPKPEPDNNSQIIVKPIIKNNAYNTKNSTIGKSLRSIRAMDNLSDDYKNYFAFLDNTDKKTMQDNLKSLESNDYLSNSVQLLNTYSSFGQNNMLWALNPTFINQPIENIKLASNFHPTNILYKDDITGFNFYDNQKYIFQIGPNLKKIFGDDFHGSSCGLNVSIGGEIDSSILVTHLSTSYSNIDFSTSNIKTRNVNLSSNYILNLSHFKILSGAGIGTYSNNMQRYILNSNDIQGSYKGLIASTQLGIAKEFNHNTNLNITPLTYFNYNYFQQNAFSENGGIFSKSYDDIKHNSTSVVLGITSSYILSNFEGYNTLTSSILYERRLTGKKLSNTANFIDFKNQKFKQYYNLDTNLLNINLGLNLKPNKSFFFDIKLLNEIYKNQYNVNLVSNFGFNF
- the ribD gene encoding bifunctional diaminohydroxyphosphoribosylaminopyrimidine deaminase/5-amino-6-(5-phosphoribosylamino)uracil reductase RibD, coding for MNHEFYMNLAIDEAWKYQLLTYPNPAVGCVILDKNGKILSIEAHKEAGKAHAELEAVSKALKVLNPNLDLPQNPNDLHEFICKNHQGLLKGSIVYVSLEPCNHQGKTPPCAKLFSTLGFSEVFIATKDEHKLASGGAEFLKNQGIKIHMGICEQRAKELLKPFLKWQKSSFKFFKLALSLNGSAYGKIVSSKASRTYAHALRSKLDLLVVGGETIRHDRPILDARLAQDKAPNLCILSHQNLESFDLKIPLFSVPEREIFTSIPSEAKFIMYEGGENFLKAFKDELDMLLIFSSSNLNTFENVKLDMKLKPLYKGFLENDTYGFYEIVKS
- a CDS encoding motility associated factor glycosyltransferase family protein yields the protein MQKTLFEKNINALNNIPLKEKLKNFQQNHFRVIIGNDPLDINFINNGGGYRLYEDVLLQLNEKLNLYNDKYLLYPVLYFYGFGNGILYKALLQNKNRQKIVVFEKELEFIYLSFHYIDFSEELKNNALIVLDTNIININSYNEICSNGPFFNFLRVYFLDIHCDYYEKYQEDILNTNSNMQLHIKQSMYRYGNSSQDALMGIENFIYNLPKIISNYSFKQLCLKRKKQANNAIIVSTGPSLIKQLPLLKQYANYASIFCADSAYPILAKYDIKPDYVLSLERTEVTSEFFNNDFKEFDKDIVFVLKSLTHPNTFKYLDTNNRKILPITYYTFFTHFIGLHDFGYMDMGHSVATMAYILALHLEHKNIIFIGQDLAYAKDGSSHPKEYHYSANYESTSYEHEEVLAYGGNGLVKTHKAWILFKTEIEEAVFNAKTYLNITTYNCTEGGARINHTIEKPFKQICEQLLTKKLNKPFVKLEKLNQNKQKELMLKAFYKVHKAIKICNTLEKECLYINNTLYFLNNDEKNFKNIIEQLDNFKSRIDKILISKELTNPLNTQFELNLARIYVLNPKTKEDVFNKNYLWIKEHLEWILMLNEHIKALKITLEKNIINLEKELENQNLHQYIQKIKKVKLYFKDLE